CTATCACTCGGCCGGTGGCGTTTGTGCGGTCGGGACGACATTGACGGTGGGTGGATCGGTCATCATCCGGCAGAAGTTTTCGGCCACGAATTTCTGGGACGACGCCGTGAAGTACAAGGCGACGCTGTTTCAGTATATCGGTGAGTTGTGCCGCTATCTGCTCAATACGCCGCCGCACCCGAAAGAGCGCAAGCACAAACTGCGCATGGTGGTTGGCAATGGCCTGCGTCCGGAAATCTGGCCGGCCTTCCAGAAGCGTTTCAAGATTCCGCACATATTGGAATTTTATGGCGCGACTGAAGGCAATGTTGCCTTGATGAATTTCGATGGCACACCGGGCGCGATCGGGCGCATTCCGGGTTGGGCGAAGAAGAAATTCAATGTCGAGATCGTGAAATTCGATATCGAGAACGAAAAGCCCGTGCGCGGGCCCGATGGTTTCTGCATACGTGCGGAAGCCGGGGAAGCGGGCGAAGCATTGGGTCGCATTTCAGATGACCCAGATCAGCCGACCGGCCGCTTCGACGGTTACGCAAAAAAAGAAGAGACGGAGAAGAAAATCCTTCGCGATGTCTTCGAGAAGGGCGATGCTTGGTTCCGTTCCGGCGATCTTCTGCGTCAGGACAAGCGAGGCTATTTCTACTTTGTCGACCGTATTGGCGACACCTTCCGCTGGAAGGGTGAGAATGTCGCTACATCCGAAGTGGCCGAGGCGATTTCCGTTTTTCCAGGCGTCAAAGAGGCGAACGTCTACGGCGTTCATGTGCCGGGAGCGGATGGCAGGGCCGGCATGGCTTCCATCGTCGCGGAGAACGGCTCTCTCGATCTGCACCGGTTCCGCGAGCAAATGCTGAAGGAGCTTCCCGACTATGCCGTACCGGTCTTCCTGCGGCTGCAGCCGGAAATGGAAGTTACAGGGACGTTCAAGCACCGCAAGGTTGAGCTGGTAAAGGAGGGATTTGATCCCTCCGTGATCAACGAACCGATCTATTTCAATTGCCCGGCGCAAAAGAAGTACGTGCTGGTCGATCAGCATCTATACGGCGAAATCTGTGCGGGCAATTTCAGGCTTTAGAGGAAGGGCCTGTCAAAAAAAGGGCGGCTCGCGGGAGCCGCCCTTTTCGTTTCGATCATCGCGCTTTTACTGAGCGGCGTCCGGCTTCTTGCCCAAGCCCATGGCTTCGAGAATTTCCGGGCGGATATTCTCTGTCCCCTTCTTCTCGATGTGCTGAGCGACGCGTGTGCCGACCGCCATCATGGCTTGTCCCATAAAGGTCGGCCGGTTGGTGCTTGCCCATTCGAGCGACGCTTCGCGGTTGACGTTCAATTCCTGGAATTTCGGGAAGACATAGCGTGCCATCAGCTCGTATGAACGCTTTGTCTGCTCGAAGTCGGCCCAGTTGTGCGCCATCTGAAGGAAGGCTCCGAAGCCGCCCGACTGGCTCTGCAGCCGTTCGATCTGCGCAATCGCGTCTTCAGGCGTGCCGATCACGGCCATACCCGAGGCAATCAGTGCGTCCACAGGGTCGCTGCCGTCGGAGGGCGCGAGCGGCAGCGCAGCGACTTCACGGAAGTAGTAGAGCCACTTTTCGAGGCCGAAGCGTACATTCTCGCGCGCCTTCTCGCGGGTTTCGGCAATATGTACCGGACCTACAAGCCGCCACTGGTCGCGTTCTACAGTCTGGCCGCAATCCTTGGCGTTGTCCTGCGCGATAGCCCAATTGGTGGCAAGCGCGTTGAAGCCGCCCGCTGATGTGGCACCGATAGAGAGGAGGCCAAGTCCATGCTTGCCTGCCGCCGTCGCTCCTGTCGGCGAAACCTGGCTTGCGACCGAGATTTCCACACTGGGACGCGAGTAAGGCGTCATCTGCAGGCGCGCTTCGTTCAGCTCGAACCAGCTCGTTTTCGCGGTGACGGTTTCGCCGCGCAGCAGCGGTACGAGCACGTCGAGGGCTTCGTCCATCATGTCGCGCTGCTTGGCAACTTCAATCCCCATCATGAAGGCATCGGAGGGAAGCGCGCCGGGGCCAACGCCGAACATCACGCGGCCACGCGTAATGTGATCCAGCTGGTTGATGCGGTCGGCCAGCATGAGCGGGTGGTGATAGGGAAGCGAGGAAACACCCGTGCCGAGACGGATGTGCTTGGTGCGCTCGGCCGCGGTCGCGATGAAGATTTCCGGGCTTGCGATCAGCTCATAGCCGGCAGAATGATGTTCGCCGATCCAGGCTTCGTCGTAACCGAGCTTGTCCATCCATTGGACCAGTTCCATGTCTCGCTCGATGGCAAGTGTCGGGTTCTCGTTCAGCGGGTGGAACGGGGCGATGAAGGCGCCGAAGCGCATCTTTTTGCCGGCCATGTCGAATAATCCTTTCCTGAGTTTTCCGTTTGGCGATTTTGTTGCCCGGTTTCCGGCGCGGTTCTACTTTCGGCCTTCCGGCTTTGCTTTCAGCCCGTTGAGGGCAATGTCGAGAAATTCGCGGTTGAAAGTGGAGGTGTCGGTTTCCGGATGCTCCTGCCACCATGCTGTGATCGCGCTCCATGTTGCGACGATGGCGGCAGCGCCGACTTCCGGTGTGAAGCCTGGCCGAAATTCACCGCGCTCCTGACCGCGCCGGAGGATCGACGACACGAGGTCGATGACACTCTTGTTGAGGTCTGTCGCCACGAGGTGCTTCGCAGGCTGGTCCATGTACTCGCTCAGCATCTTGCGCATTACCGTCGCATTGTCGCGCCAGGCTTCCTCGAAAACCGAAGCGATGAAGAACAATTGCTCCTCCGCCGTACCCTTATGTTCGGCAAGGCGTTCAGACATCGCCTGCGTGATTTCTTCGTTGAAGGCGGTAATGAGCGCAGCCTTGCCGGCGAAGTGCAGAAAGAATGTCGCCTTCGCCACTCCGGCTCCGGCGCAAATGTCCTCGATCGTCACCTTGTCGTAATCGTCCTCGGCAAACAATCGCATCGCCGTCCGGTAGATTTCCTGCCGGGTGCGTTCCTTCTTGCCTGCGCGGCGCGGCGGTGCGTCGGCAGCGTCGGCCTTCCGTGCAGCGGCTTTCAACAGCTTGGTCATCCACCCTTCCTTTATTTCGACAAAAATAGACCGAGGTACATTTTTTCACAAGTGCGCTTTTGCGCCCAGCCCCCGCTCTTGAGTGGGGGCGTTGCGGCCCTAGGGCCAATACCCTAAGACTTGAGCCAATAATCACCAAAATAATCGAACTTCACGGGAGAGAAACATGGGTCGGGTAAGTGGCAAGGTGGCGCTGATAACAGGTGCCGCGAGCGGTATCGGGCGCGGGGCGGCTCTGGCTCTCGCGGCGGAAGGCGCCAAGGTCGTCGTGACGGATGTGGACGAGGCGGGCGCGAAGGAAACGGCCGCGCTTGTGGTCAAGGCGGGAGGTGCTGCTTCGGCCCACAAGCAGGATGTGACGGATGAGGGGCGCTGGCAGGAGGTCGTGGCAGCGGCGAAGTCGGAGTTCGGCGGACTTCATATTCTGGTCAACAATGCAGGCATTGCGGTTGGCGCCTCGATTTTCGAGATGACTCATGCCGAGTGGTCGCGCCAGCAGGCGATCAACGTGGATGGCGTCTTCTTCGGCGTAAAGCACGCTATCCCGCTTATTGCGGCTTCGGGCGGTGGCTCCGTCATAAACATTTCTTCGGTCGCCGGCCTTCAGGGCGCACCCGGTCTTGCAGGTTATTGCGCGACAAAGGGGGCCGTCCGTCTTTTCACCAAGGCGGTGGCGCTTGAATGCGCGCAGGCGCAGATGAATGTGCGGGTGAACTCGGTCCATCCCGGCATCATCGACACAGCGATCTGGCAGAAGATGACGCCGGGCGGAACATCATCCGTCTCCTCCAGCGTTCTGCCGATTGCCGAAGGCGCCAATTCCATTGATCCGAACGCCATCGCCGTGGCGACGCCGCTCGGCTATGCGGGTCTGCCGGCGGATATTGCGGCGGGTATCGTTTTCCTTGCTTCGGACGAATCGCGTTACATGACCGGCACCGAACTCGTCATCGATGGCGGCATGACGGCGCGTTGACGCCTTATTGCGTCTCGACGATCTCGTTGGTGATACGCCAATGGCCGTCCAGCCATAGAACGATTTCACGGGCGCAAGGATGGTCGACGGCGGCGTAGCGGTTTCGCAGCGCCGCCGTTTCCGTTTCCGTGAGGGCGTCGATCCCCTTGTCCTGGAAGAGAGTGAGGTCATCCCCGATCATGCGGGCGAGCGGGGCGCCTGCAACTTCGTTTGCGGCCGCATCGAATGCCGTCTCCGCATCGTAAGATGCACCATCGCGATAAAGCGCGGTGAGGGTCAGCATCGGAATGCGGCTCAGCATGGGTTGTGAGGCTGGGTTCACGCCATGCGCCGCCACATGTGCGCCCGTGGCGGCGGCTCGTCCGGTAAATCCGCGCAAGTGCAGGAAGGGGGACATGCGCTGGCCGTCATTGACTGGATAATTGTCCCAGATGAACGGCTTCCGCCGCAGCGTCTCCGTCACGCGCTCCAGATGCTCCACGCTCATTTCCTTCGAGCAGACGCGGGGC
Above is a window of Parvibaculum lavamentivorans DS-1 DNA encoding:
- a CDS encoding long-chain-acyl-CoA synthetase; its protein translation is MGLVKRIGNEITFAKAAIRTLKKLTAIKENPEATFSDKIEELARSKPNNIAIYFEDRKITYRDLNAQANRYARWAISQGIGRGNVIALMMENRPEYLVAWLGIIKAGATAALINTNLTKGPLAHCLNISNANHLILGAELAENYSTAADQLDRPMTVWSEGGMVQGANDLNAALTQHSDDALPADTRKNVTLDDDALFIYTSGTTGNPKAARIPHIRLLSMMGAFAAGTNATEKDRMYVVLPLYHSAGGVCAVGTTLTVGGSVIIRQKFSATNFWDDAVKYKATLFQYIGELCRYLLNTPPHPKERKHKLRMVVGNGLRPEIWPAFQKRFKIPHILEFYGATEGNVALMNFDGTPGAIGRIPGWAKKKFNVEIVKFDIENEKPVRGPDGFCIRAEAGEAGEALGRISDDPDQPTGRFDGYAKKEETEKKILRDVFEKGDAWFRSGDLLRQDKRGYFYFVDRIGDTFRWKGENVATSEVAEAISVFPGVKEANVYGVHVPGADGRAGMASIVAENGSLDLHRFREQMLKELPDYAVPVFLRLQPEMEVTGTFKHRKVELVKEGFDPSVINEPIYFNCPAQKKYVLVDQHLYGEICAGNFRL
- a CDS encoding LLM class flavin-dependent oxidoreductase encodes the protein MAGKKMRFGAFIAPFHPLNENPTLAIERDMELVQWMDKLGYDEAWIGEHHSAGYELIASPEIFIATAAERTKHIRLGTGVSSLPYHHPLMLADRINQLDHITRGRVMFGVGPGALPSDAFMMGIEVAKQRDMMDEALDVLVPLLRGETVTAKTSWFELNEARLQMTPYSRPSVEISVASQVSPTGATAAGKHGLGLLSIGATSAGGFNALATNWAIAQDNAKDCGQTVERDQWRLVGPVHIAETREKARENVRFGLEKWLYYFREVAALPLAPSDGSDPVDALIASGMAVIGTPEDAIAQIERLQSQSGGFGAFLQMAHNWADFEQTKRSYELMARYVFPKFQELNVNREASLEWASTNRPTFMGQAMMAVGTRVAQHIEKKGTENIRPEILEAMGLGKKPDAAQ
- a CDS encoding TetR/AcrR family transcriptional regulator; the encoded protein is MTKLLKAAARKADAADAPPRRAGKKERTRQEIYRTAMRLFAEDDYDKVTIEDICAGAGVAKATFFLHFAGKAALITAFNEEITQAMSERLAEHKGTAEEQLFFIASVFEEAWRDNATVMRKMLSEYMDQPAKHLVATDLNKSVIDLVSSILRRGQERGEFRPGFTPEVGAAAIVATWSAITAWWQEHPETDTSTFNREFLDIALNGLKAKPEGRK
- a CDS encoding glucose 1-dehydrogenase, with amino-acid sequence MGRVSGKVALITGAASGIGRGAALALAAEGAKVVVTDVDEAGAKETAALVVKAGGAASAHKQDVTDEGRWQEVVAAAKSEFGGLHILVNNAGIAVGASIFEMTHAEWSRQQAINVDGVFFGVKHAIPLIAASGGGSVINISSVAGLQGAPGLAGYCATKGAVRLFTKAVALECAQAQMNVRVNSVHPGIIDTAIWQKMTPGGTSSVSSSVLPIAEGANSIDPNAIAVATPLGYAGLPADIAAGIVFLASDESRYMTGTELVIDGGMTAR